The following proteins come from a genomic window of Eulemur rufifrons isolate Redbay chromosome 24, OSU_ERuf_1, whole genome shotgun sequence:
- the CKM gene encoding creatine kinase M-type, translating to MPFGNTHNKFKLNYKGEEEYPDLTKHNNHMAKVLTLDIYKKLRDKETPSGFTLDDVIQTGVDNPGHPFIMTVGCVAGDEESYQVFKELFDPVIHDRHGGYKPTDKHKTDLNHENLKGGDDLDPNYVLSSRVRTGRSIKGYSLPPHCSRGERRAVEKLSVEALNSLTGEFKGKYYPLKSMTEKEQQQLIDDHFLFDKPVSPLLLASGMARDWPDARGIWHNDNKSFLVWVNEEDHLRVISMEKGGNMKEVFRRFCVGLQKIEEIFKKAGHPFMWNEHLGYVLTCPSNLGTGLRGGVHVKLAHLSKHPKFEEILTRLRLQKRGTGGVDTAAVGSVFDVSNADRLGSSEVEQVQLVVDGVKLMVEMEKKLEKGQSIDDMIPAQK from the exons ATGCCGTTCGGCAACACCCACAACAAGTTCAAGCTGAACTACAAGGGTGAGGAGGAATACCCCGACCTCACCAAGCACAACAACCACATGGCCAAGGTGCTGACCCTTGACATCTACAAGAAGCTGAGGGACAAGGAGACTCCATCTGGCTTCACCCTGGACGATGTCATCCAGACAGGTGTGGACAACCCAG GTCACCCCTTCATCATGACTGTGGGCTGTGTGGCTGGTGACGAGGAGTCCTACCAGGTTTTCAAGGAGCTCTTCGACCCCGTCATCCATGATCGGCATGGAGGCTACAAGCCCACCGACAAGCACAAGACCGACCTCAACCATGAGAACCTCAAG GGTGGAGACGACCTGGACCCCAACTACGTGCTCAGTAGCCGCGTCCGCACTGGCCGCAGCATCAAGGGCTACAGCCTGCCCCCCCACTGCTCCCGGGGCGAGCGCCGGGCCGTGGAGAAGCTCTCTGTGGAAG CCCTCAACAGCCTGACGGGCGAGTTCAAGGGGAAATACTACCCTCTGAAGAGCATGACAGAGAAGGAGCAGCAACAGCTCATCGATGACCACTTCCTGTTCGACAAGCCCGTGTCCCCGCTGCTGCTGGCCTCAGGCATGGCCCGTGACTGGCCCGATGCCCGTGGCATCTG GCACAACGACAACAAGAGCTTCCTGGTGTGGGTAAACGAGGAGGACCACCTCCGGGTCATCTCTATGGAGAAAGGGGGCAACATGAAGGAGGTTTTCCGCCGCTTCTGCGTGGGGCTGCAGAAG ATCGAGGAGATCTTTAAGAAAGCCGGCCACCCCTTCATGTGGAACGAGCATCTGGGCTACGTGCTCACCTGCCCGTCCAACCTGGGCACTGGGTTGCGCGGAGGCGTGCACGTGAAGCTGGCGCACCTGAGCAAGCACCCCAAGTTCGAGGAGATTCTCACCCGTCTGCGCCTGCAGAAGCGGGGCACAG GCGGTGTGGACACAGCTGCTGTGGGCTCGGTGTTCGACGTGTCCAACGCCGACCGGCTGGGCTCATCCGAGGTAGAGCAGGTGCAGCTGGTGGTGGACGGTGTGAAGCTCATGGTGGAGATGGAGAAGAAGCTGGAGAAAGGCCAGTCCATCGACGACATGATCCCCGCCCAGAAGTAG